A DNA window from uncultured Methanoregula sp. contains the following coding sequences:
- a CDS encoding ATP-binding cassette domain-containing protein, producing the protein MSRIVLEARDIRYRYPRGREAIRGISFHFRRGEKIALVGPNGAGKSTLLQMFNGMLRPDSGMMLFDNRPMEYDRADLRELRRKVGFVLQNPDRQIIAPTVYQDVAFGPVNLGYSEPEVREAVSTALRHVGLEGFERRPPHQLSGGEKKRVAIAGVLAMDPEVLVFDEPTSGLDPSGSEDLMELLDELNHDGKTIVISTHDVELAYPWADRAILLADGQIIREDVPDIAFGNTNYVRMAHLSVPTLLELSAELAKRGFAIPERKPRSVLDMVHIIESHLHGSCCHPEPGTITVCNVDSVDSPAISAWVKDRAGIAVGAMGTRAKQCAATEEIGLEFTYGVIDKCILRALRGKDSLILTTGSMVPRVADRVDGYCKESGNTVRVVEF; encoded by the coding sequence ATGAGCCGCATTGTTCTTGAAGCACGGGATATCCGGTACCGTTACCCCAGGGGCCGGGAGGCGATCCGGGGGATCAGTTTCCATTTCCGCCGGGGCGAGAAGATCGCGCTCGTGGGCCCGAACGGGGCCGGCAAGTCAACCCTCCTCCAGATGTTCAACGGCATGCTCCGCCCCGATTCGGGGATGATGCTCTTTGACAACAGGCCGATGGAATACGACAGGGCGGATCTCCGCGAGCTCAGGCGGAAAGTCGGGTTCGTGCTCCAGAATCCCGACCGGCAGATCATTGCCCCGACCGTGTACCAGGACGTGGCATTCGGGCCGGTCAACCTCGGTTATTCCGAACCTGAGGTCAGGGAGGCAGTTTCAACCGCCCTCCGGCACGTTGGACTCGAAGGATTTGAGCGCCGGCCTCCCCACCAGCTCTCGGGCGGGGAGAAGAAACGGGTAGCGATCGCAGGCGTGCTTGCAATGGACCCGGAGGTGCTGGTCTTCGACGAACCCACAAGCGGCCTCGATCCGTCCGGATCCGAGGACCTGATGGAGCTCCTCGACGAGCTTAACCATGACGGCAAGACGATCGTCATCTCCACCCATGACGTGGAGCTCGCGTACCCGTGGGCGGACCGGGCGATCCTCCTTGCCGACGGGCAGATCATCCGGGAGGATGTGCCGGATATCGCGTTCGGGAACACGAACTATGTCCGTATGGCCCACCTCTCGGTCCCGACCCTGCTCGAACTCTCGGCAGAACTGGCAAAACGCGGGTTTGCGATCCCCGAGCGGAAGCCCCGGAGCGTGCTCGACATGGTCCACATCATCGAGAGCCATCTCCACGGCTCCTGCTGCCACCCGGAGCCCGGCACGATCACCGTCTGCAATGTCGACAGCGTGGATTCCCCTGCCATCTCCGCGTGGGTGAAAGACCGTGCCGGTATCGCAGTCGGGGCCATGGGAACCCGGGCCAAGCAGTGCGCTGCAACCGAAGAGATCGGGCTCGAATTCACTTACGGGGTCATCGACAAATGCATCCTCCGGGCACTCAGAGGGAAAGACTCGCTTATCCTCACCACGGGGAGCATGGTACCCAGGGTCGCTGACCGCGTTGACGGGTACTGCAAAGAGAGCGGGAACACGGTGCGGGTCGTGGAATTTTAA
- the cbiQ gene encoding cobalt ECF transporter T component CbiQ, which yields MFEELLEDVAQKNGLREANTWVKLAAGLGAIILCLLSTSYLAPLVIALILSAAILVLARVDIRTYAELFLVPLWFALLSALVIVLISGGGQVFWSWNPLPFLSLSITRESINLGFFIFCRVIGGMSALLFIALTTPMTDLFVVMRKCRVPDYVIDLAMIIYRTIFFLMDQVRQIHRSQVMRLGYSGWRESINTFAMLCGAAFIASWDAGDDLIRAMDARCYDGKFALLGASRPAGIRSLAMLGIFLVAGAAAVIATQGMTLL from the coding sequence ATGTTTGAGGAACTGCTGGAGGACGTGGCCCAGAAGAACGGCCTGCGCGAGGCGAACACGTGGGTGAAACTCGCAGCCGGCCTTGGCGCCATCATCCTCTGCCTCCTCTCGACAAGTTATCTTGCGCCTCTCGTCATTGCCCTGATCCTGTCGGCCGCCATCCTCGTCCTTGCCCGGGTCGACATCCGGACGTACGCGGAACTCTTCCTCGTCCCGCTCTGGTTTGCCCTGCTCAGCGCACTCGTCATCGTTCTCATCTCGGGCGGGGGGCAGGTCTTCTGGAGCTGGAACCCGCTGCCGTTCCTCTCGCTCTCGATCACCCGGGAGAGCATCAATCTCGGCTTCTTTATCTTCTGCCGGGTGATCGGCGGGATGTCGGCGCTCCTCTTCATTGCCCTGACCACCCCGATGACCGATCTCTTTGTCGTGATGCGCAAGTGCCGGGTCCCGGACTATGTCATCGATCTCGCCATGATCATCTACCGGACCATCTTCTTTTTGATGGACCAGGTGCGGCAGATCCACCGGTCCCAGGTGATGCGTCTCGGGTATTCGGGATGGCGCGAGTCGATCAACACCTTTGCCATGCTCTGCGGGGCGGCATTTATTGCCAGCTGGGATGCGGGCGATGATCTCATCCGGGCCATGGATGCCCGCTGCTATGACGGGAAGTTCGCGCTCCTGGGCGCAAGCCGGCCCGCGGGAATACGCTCGCTTGCCATGCTTGGCATCTTCCTTGTGGCGGGTGCAGCAGCGGTTATCGCAACGCAGGGAATGACACTTTTATAG
- a CDS encoding energy-coupling factor ABC transporter substrate-binding protein, whose translation MAKNYRLEILALVAILVFCGLFLYTSSTMKSAEFAGSDNVGSGLIADLSGKPVDSFTPLIPQWQPPSGEIEACLFALQAAIGGIFVGGVFGYWLGQKKSLTETKAH comes from the coding sequence ATGGCGAAGAATTACCGGCTCGAGATCCTCGCGCTTGTGGCAATCCTGGTCTTCTGCGGGCTTTTCCTGTACACGAGCTCGACCATGAAAAGCGCCGAGTTTGCCGGATCCGACAACGTGGGATCGGGCCTGATCGCCGATCTGTCCGGGAAACCCGTGGACAGTTTTACGCCCCTCATCCCCCAGTGGCAGCCGCCAAGCGGTGAGATCGAGGCCTGCCTCTTTGCCCTCCAGGCTGCAATCGGGGGCATCTTCGTTGGCGGCGTGTTCGGGTACTGGCTTGGCCAGAAGAAAAGCCTAACCGAGACAAAGGCACACTAA
- a CDS encoding energy-coupling factor ABC transporter permease, translated as MHIMEGFLPWQWCVVWWIIALPCLMLGIWQLKKVLAADREALPLLGVTGGFIFILSSLKLPSVTGSCSHPTGTGLSAICFGPWVTSVICAIVLLFQALFLAHGGLSVLGANIVSMGIVGPVVGYAIYRLLKDTSVNIYATVFLATAFADLFTYVVTSFELALAYPAEVGGFTSSFIMFMAIFAITQVPLAIVEGVVLALVFKYIVALKPDILVRMKIFSEAQINKARGDA; from the coding sequence ATGCATATCATGGAAGGATTCTTACCCTGGCAGTGGTGCGTGGTCTGGTGGATCATAGCGCTCCCCTGCCTCATGCTCGGCATATGGCAGCTCAAAAAAGTGCTGGCAGCAGATCGCGAAGCCCTGCCGCTCCTCGGGGTGACGGGCGGGTTCATCTTCATCCTCTCGTCCTTAAAACTCCCTTCGGTCACCGGCAGCTGCTCCCACCCGACCGGCACCGGCCTCTCGGCCATCTGTTTCGGGCCATGGGTAACTTCGGTGATCTGTGCAATCGTCCTCCTCTTCCAGGCACTCTTCCTTGCCCACGGGGGACTCTCGGTCCTCGGGGCCAACATCGTCTCGATGGGCATTGTCGGTCCCGTTGTCGGCTATGCAATCTACCGGCTGCTGAAGGACACGTCGGTCAACATCTATGCAACGGTCTTCCTTGCAACCGCCTTTGCCGACCTGTTCACCTATGTTGTCACCTCCTTTGAGCTTGCGCTCGCCTACCCTGCGGAAGTAGGCGGTTTTACCAGCTCGTTTATCATGTTCATGGCCATCTTTGCAATAACGCAGGTGCCGCTCGCCATTGTCGAAGGAGTCGTGCTTGCGCTGGTCTTCAAGTACATCGTTGCCCTCAAGCCCGACATCCTCGTGCGGATGAAGATCTTCTCGGAAGCCCAGATCAACAAGGCCCGCGGGGATGCCTGA
- a CDS encoding aminotransferase class I/II-fold pyridoxal phosphate-dependent enzyme yields the protein MKHARSGIGRTPKTPGAGSLFSLHPSRADTFTESVIREMTRLALAHNAINLAQGFPDFPCPGELKAAASAAVMDDHNQYAITWGAKNLREALSARVKAFNGMEFDPEAEITVTCGSTEAMMASMLAVIRPGDEVIVPEPFYENYGPDAEISGAVPKYVPLADDFSINEEAWKKAVTRKTRALILNTPNNPTGKIFSKSELSFIRDLCVDHNLVALTDEIYEHIVYDGKKHISLGSLDGMEDRTVTIGSFSKTYSVTGWRVGYALADVELSLRIRKIHDFLTVGAPAPLQQAAVAALALPESYYRELAKEYDRKRHILFNGLKKAGFSCELPEGAYYIFTDIAGFGKSDVEFARYLAGEIGVAAVPGSSFYHTGGETKLRFTFSKKDETLHEACRRLEGLE from the coding sequence ATGAAACATGCCCGCTCCGGCATAGGAAGGACCCCGAAGACTCCCGGTGCAGGATCCCTGTTCTCTCTCCACCCCTCCCGGGCTGACACCTTCACGGAATCCGTTATCCGGGAGATGACCCGGCTTGCGCTCGCCCACAACGCGATCAACCTTGCGCAGGGTTTCCCTGACTTTCCCTGTCCGGGTGAACTCAAAGCTGCGGCCAGTGCGGCAGTGATGGACGACCACAACCAGTACGCGATCACCTGGGGTGCCAAGAACCTTCGCGAAGCCCTCTCGGCCCGGGTGAAAGCCTTCAACGGCATGGAGTTCGATCCCGAGGCAGAGATAACCGTCACCTGCGGGTCGACCGAAGCGATGATGGCCTCGATGCTCGCGGTCATCCGCCCGGGGGACGAGGTCATCGTGCCCGAACCCTTCTACGAGAACTATGGCCCGGATGCGGAGATCTCCGGTGCGGTCCCGAAGTACGTGCCGCTGGCGGACGATTTCTCCATCAACGAGGAAGCCTGGAAGAAGGCTGTGACCCGGAAGACCCGGGCGCTCATCCTCAACACCCCGAACAACCCGACCGGCAAGATCTTCTCAAAGAGCGAGTTATCCTTCATTCGCGATCTCTGCGTGGATCACAACCTGGTGGCCCTGACCGACGAGATCTACGAGCACATTGTCTACGACGGGAAGAAGCACATCTCGCTTGGCTCGCTCGATGGTATGGAGGACCGGACCGTGACCATCGGCAGTTTCTCCAAGACCTACAGCGTCACCGGCTGGCGGGTCGGGTATGCCCTTGCCGATGTCGAGCTTTCATTGCGGATCCGGAAGATCCACGATTTTCTGACGGTTGGTGCCCCTGCCCCCCTGCAGCAGGCTGCCGTTGCCGCCCTCGCACTGCCGGAATCCTACTACCGGGAGCTTGCAAAGGAGTACGACCGAAAACGGCATATCCTCTTCAACGGCCTGAAAAAAGCGGGTTTCTCCTGCGAGCTTCCCGAGGGAGCGTATTACATCTTCACCGATATCGCCGGTTTTGGGAAAAGCGATGTGGAATTTGCCCGCTACCTGGCCGGGGAGATTGGTGTTGCAGCGGTCCCGGGCAGCTCGTTCTACCACACGGGAGGGGAGACGAAACTCCGGTTCACGTTCTCGAAGAAGGACGAGACGCTCCACGAGGCGTGCCGGCGGCTTGAGGGGCTGGAGTAA
- the comD gene encoding sulfopyruvate decarboxylase subunit alpha, which translates to MYEDRVIGILKEQNISLVASIPCDRTKDLHFLLPQAFRHIGLTREEDGVGVCAGAYFAGERPLIAIQSSGLGNMLNAIMSLTKTYDLPLPILASWRGVENELIPAQVPFNAALPQILDATGIPYTIIRDSSGLEQLEVVIRDAFASSRPHVGLVLPGCWSGPDSCHKGSSLPSRKRVIDLSYRREIPDPVMARNDAIRIIARHLTTQAVVANIGVPSKELYAANDRALNFYMLGSYTQASPIGLGLAKGTKRDVWVLDGDGSTLGTGILPVIGAEAPENLTIFCLDNGAFGSTGNQLTPAYSGTDLELSAISAGFRFTAKAGTGEELENIITGLGRGPNFVHVILKPGNADVKNIPLTPHQIRDRFMAALRKTE; encoded by the coding sequence GTGTATGAAGACCGTGTTATCGGAATCCTGAAAGAACAGAATATCAGTCTTGTTGCCTCCATTCCCTGCGACCGTACCAAGGATCTCCATTTTCTGCTGCCGCAGGCATTCCGGCATATCGGGCTTACCCGGGAGGAGGATGGTGTCGGGGTTTGTGCCGGGGCATACTTTGCCGGGGAACGGCCGTTGATCGCGATCCAGAGCTCCGGTCTCGGCAACATGCTCAACGCGATCATGTCCCTGACAAAGACGTACGATCTCCCGCTCCCGATCCTTGCCAGCTGGCGGGGCGTGGAGAACGAGCTGATCCCGGCCCAGGTGCCGTTCAATGCTGCGTTGCCCCAAATCCTTGATGCAACCGGCATCCCGTACACGATCATCCGGGACAGCAGCGGACTGGAGCAGCTCGAAGTTGTGATCCGCGATGCATTTGCAAGCTCGCGGCCTCACGTGGGACTCGTTCTTCCCGGCTGCTGGAGCGGGCCGGATTCCTGCCATAAAGGCTCATCCCTGCCATCACGGAAACGGGTAATCGATCTCAGCTACCGGAGGGAAATTCCCGACCCGGTCATGGCCCGCAACGATGCCATCCGGATCATAGCCCGCCATCTCACAACGCAGGCCGTTGTTGCAAACATCGGTGTCCCGAGCAAGGAACTCTATGCTGCAAACGACCGGGCCCTGAACTTCTACATGCTCGGCAGCTACACGCAGGCTTCGCCCATCGGCCTTGGCCTGGCGAAAGGTACAAAACGGGATGTCTGGGTCCTTGACGGGGATGGCAGCACGCTCGGCACCGGGATCCTGCCGGTTATCGGCGCAGAAGCTCCGGAAAACCTGACGATCTTCTGCCTCGACAACGGTGCCTTCGGCAGCACGGGTAACCAGCTCACGCCCGCGTATTCTGGTACGGATCTCGAACTTTCCGCAATCAGTGCCGGGTTCCGGTTCACGGCCAAAGCCGGGACCGGAGAAGAGCTGGAGAATATCATTACAGGTCTTGGCAGGGGCCCGAACTTCGTGCACGTGATCTTGAAACCCGGCAATGCGGATGTAAAAAACATCCCGCTGACACCGCACCAGATCCGGGACCGGTTCATGGCGGCACTACGTAAAACGGAATGA